The Paenibacillus uliginis N3/975 genome has a window encoding:
- a CDS encoding GNAT family N-acetyltransferase, whose translation MDNQTPIRLRPVNLYEDCKLALQWYQDLEVIHFSEGPDVEPYDLITVQAMYEYLNSIGKLLIIEVFEDGEWVSIGDVTFSKESIPIVIGDRKYRSRGIGTEVMKKIIELAKKKIGKN comes from the coding sequence ATGGATAATCAAACCCCAATTAGGCTTCGCCCGGTAAATCTATATGAAGACTGTAAGCTTGCACTTCAATGGTATCAAGATCTTGAAGTTATTCATTTCTCAGAGGGGCCTGATGTAGAACCATATGATCTAATAACTGTACAAGCCATGTATGAATACCTGAATTCAATTGGAAAATTGTTAATTATTGAGGTTTTTGAAGACGGAGAATGGGTATCCATCGGAGATGTTACATTCTCGAAAGAGTCAATTCCAATAGTCATTGGTGATAGAAAGTACCGTTCCAGAGGGATAGGCACAGAGGTAATGAAGAAAATTATTGAATTAGCAAAGAAGAAGATTGGAAAGAATTAA